The proteins below are encoded in one region of Ostrea edulis chromosome 3, xbOstEdul1.1, whole genome shotgun sequence:
- the LOC125674761 gene encoding ATP synthase F(0) complex subunit B1, mitochondrial-like: MFTGFYVLTVGGFAAAVAKGLIVSTYGLAYFLYAPLLWGFTRLPPIRRNVDNRIPQLVKKLNDVYYINPIQNKKDHVSACIATAQQTKDMIQQLPKLYDVQMENVDLQLENNYRDRLKQVYGEVKARLDCQMSLGVTKAELEKDHMIQWITDQVVQSITPDLEKKNIQSCLTQLQSLSQTAKI; encoded by the exons atgttTACAGGATTCTACGTTCTAACTGTTGGTGGGTTCGCGGCCGCCGTTGCTAAGGGCCTCATTGTCAGCACATATGGCCTCGCCTACTTCCTGTACGCCCCTCTTCTTTGGGGTTTTACCCGATTGCCACCAATCAGGAGGAATGTGGACAACAGAATACCACAGCTTGTTAAG AAATTAAATGACGTTTATTACATTAACCCAATACAAAACAAGAAGGATCATGTAAGTGCCTGCATCGCCACAGCACAGCAAACCAAGGACATGATTCAGCAGCTACCCAAACTCTACGACGTACAAATG GAAAATGTAGATTTACAGCTAGAGAATAACTACAGAGACAGGCTTAAACAAGTATATGGCGAAGTTAAAGCCAGACTG GATTGCCAGATGTCGCTAGGAGTGACAAAGGCGGAGCTAGAGAAAGATCACATGATCCAATGGATTACAGACCAAGTCGTCCAGAGCATCACTCCAGATCTG GAAAAGAAGAACATCCAGTCATGCTTGACTCAGCTACAATCTCTCTCCCAGACAGCCAAGATATAG